The Candidatus Campbellbacteria bacterium genomic sequence AATTAACTGCGTGTAGGGCAAACTCGCCAATACGTTAATAGGGTATATGGAATTATCACAACAACATTGCGTGCCGTGTGAAGGTGGTATGTCACCAATGAGCGAAGAGGGAATTACAAAAAATCTTCTACTTATCTCCACGTGGTCGCTCAAAGAGGGGCGACTTTACAAAAAATTTGAGTTCAAGACATTCCCTGAATCAGTGGCATTTGTGAATGCGATTATGCCTATTGCTGAAAAAGAAGGGCACCACCCCGATATTGCTATTTTTTATAACATTGTTGAATTAACCCTTTGGACACATGCGATTGGTGGTCTTTCGGTAAATGATTTTATTCTTGCGTCAAAGATAGATATCTTATATAAAAGTGCCTCTTAAAGGCACTGTGGGGACTTGTCATCGCCTATAGAACGTGTATACTAAGTCCCTATGACATTTGCAGTAATTGAAACAGGCGGAAAGCAATACCTCGTTTCTGACGACAAGTCAATAGTAACCGAAAAACTTCCTATCGAGGCAGGTGAGAAGGTTGTTTTTGATAAGGTTGTGCTCATGGACGATGGTTCTACAACAACCCTCGGTGCTCCCTACATTGTAGGTGCAAAAATCGAAGCAACACTCGATGCACAAGGACGTGGTAAAAAGATTGAGGTTATTAAATACAAGGCAAAGAGCCGATACTACAAGAAGCGCGGACACCGCCAGCCATTCTCAAAGGTAACCATCAAGAAAGTATAAAAAATCTCCCCAACATCGAGGAGATTTTTTATTTAGTACTTTAATCAAGAAATTTAAAAATGTACCGATATATCGGTACATTTTTGTTATGGACTAATTCGCGCGAATAGGAGAATAGTCTCAGTCCTTTAGGGATATAATTTTCAAACCTTTTTCTTCAATAGTTTTTTTGGGCCAAAATTTGGTGAGGTCATTCAGTGTCCAGTTACCAACAAACCCAACTTGTTTTTCTATTGTTCGTCCCGTGTACTCCTTTGTCTCTGGATTCCACTCTCGCAATACCAATGTGT encodes the following:
- the rplU gene encoding 50S ribosomal protein L21, yielding MTFAVIETGGKQYLVSDDKSIVTEKLPIEAGEKVVFDKVVLMDDGSTTTLGAPYIVGAKIEATLDAQGRGKKIEVIKYKAKSRYYKKRGHRQPFSKVTIKKV
- a CDS encoding 4a-hydroxytetrahydrobiopterin dehydratase, whose product is MELSQQHCVPCEGGMSPMSEEGITKNLLLISTWSLKEGRLYKKFEFKTFPESVAFVNAIMPIAEKEGHHPDIAIFYNIVELTLWTHAIGGLSVNDFILASKIDILYKSAS
- a CDS encoding DUF3850 domain-containing protein, with the protein product MICVLRKKIWPKYFDEVASGRKSFELRLNDFEINEGDTLVLREWNPETKEYTGRTIEKQVGFVGNWTLNDLTKFWPKKTIEEKGLKIISLKD